The sequence below is a genomic window from Gopherus evgoodei ecotype Sinaloan lineage chromosome 9, rGopEvg1_v1.p, whole genome shotgun sequence.
ATGGCTGAGGAGAATCCACAGCCAACGCTCCAGGTTCTCCTGTTGGCAGATTGTCCATGGGGGCTGGACTCAGCTCTACGCTCCAGGGCGAGGGATCTGTTTCACTCCAGGTGCCCGCACGAGATGTTGTGGCTGCTAGCTCTACATTGGAGGATGCAGCTACCCCACTGGCAAAGCCTCCAAAAACATTTGCTCCTGCAGGACCTTTGGCTGTGGCAGCAGGTGACGCAGACTCTAGGACTGATGGAGCGAGAGGTGCTCCCCTCACACTAGCATTGGCAGAGTTTGCcaattcctctcccaccccagtaGCGACAGGGGCTGTCCCTACGGCAGCGTCTGGAAGTTGCTGGGGAGAACTGGGAGCACCAGAGAGTCCAGCTGAGGAGGATCCTATACTTTCACTCTCTGAAACGGATGGCTTGGCAGGGATGTCTCTGGGAGACGGGATGGCAGACGGGGCCGTAGATATGGCTGTCACCGTCCCAGGCTCTAGAAATGAACGAGGGGAGGTTTTGGCATTGGACAAAGCCCCCGGATCTCCTGTAGGTAGCTCCTCTGTATTAGCCAGACTCTGCTCTGCGTCGGCGGGCGAGGGATTTGTTTGGCTCTGGGTATCAATCACAGATATTGGGGTTTCCTCGTTTGTGTCTGACACAGACTTACCCGTATCCCCTCCTCCTtccggagctgcaggggcagtaaCTGTCTTGCTCTCTGAAGCCAGATGTTCGGCACCAGTAATGCTGGGAAATGCACTTGGGGAGAGCCCCTCTCCCTCAGTCTCTGCAGGTCCTAGTGAcccagcctcttcccacccagctaCAAAGGCAGGTGGGAATGTTTCCCCTGCCAGTGCAAATGTCTCACTCTCTGAAGGTGGTTCTGGGGATTTTGGAGCACTAGACCCATCATGCCCTGGACTTTCGGTCTCTGAAACAGGGGCCTCAGTGGGAGAGGCAGCGGGAGACAGGAACGCTGCAGGAGTTGACTCCACCTCTCCCACTGATGGAGAGGGAGGTGTTCCATTAGACACAACAGTGCCAGTGGATGCCAAGTCCTCTGGCCCCCCGCCAGCGCCGGGTGTGACTCTCCCATCCCCTAAGGATGAATATGGGGAAGTCTCAGCATTGACCCAAGCGTCTCTTTCTCCTGGGGGCAGCTCTGCCCCACCTGCTCGACTCGCCTCTGCATGCTGGGCATCGGGGTTAGAGGTGGTGGTTTCCTCATTGGCTGCGGACGCGGAACCAGCCACGTCCCCTCTTCCTTCTATAGCTACAGGGGGGACGGTAACTCTCTCACCAGCTGAAGATggaggagcagaacccacggTGCTGGGGCCTCCCGGTGAGTCTGAGACGGTGGGGACAGAGGCTGGGTCCCCAGGCACTACAAAGATGGACGCAGACGTTCCCTCGCTGCCTGCAGACGTCTCCCTCggaggggctggatggggagcCCCGAGAGCACCAGACAATCTGTTTGTTGCATCGCCCATCGTTTCAGGCTCAGCTGGGGCTCCGCTGGGAGATGCAAAGGCAGGTGGGGATGTTCCTCCCGATGGAGCCAGTCTGCCTGTCACAGTTCTGTCTCCTAAGGGCGCACGGGGGGATGCTTCGGTGCTGGCCAAGGCTGCTGTTTCTCCTGCAGGCAGCTCTGCTTCCCCGGGACTCTGCTCTGGGACAGAGGGTGAGGGATTTGTTGCACTCTGGAGATTGGGGTTGGAAATTGGGGTTTCTCCATGTGCCACAGGCACCAGACTAGCCATGTCCCCTCtgttttctgcaggtgctggggCCAGCGCTGTCTCGCGAGCCGAGGATGGCTGAGGAGAATCCACAGCCAACGCTCCAGGTTCTCCTGTTGGCAGATTGTCCATGGGGGCTGGACTCAGCTCTACGCTCCAGGGCGAGGGATCTGTTTCACTCCGGGTGCCCGCATGAGATGTTGTGGCTGCCAGCTCTACATTGGAGGATGCAGCTACCCCACTGGCAAAGCCTCCAGAAACATTTGCTCCTGCAGGACCTTTGGCTGTGGCAGCAAGTGACGCAGACTCTAGGACTGATGGAGCGAGAGGTGTTCCCCTCAAACTAGCATTGGCAGAGTTTGCcaattcctctcccaccccagtaGCGACAGGGGCTGTCCCTACGGCAGCGTCTGGAAGGGGCTGGGGAGAACTGGGAGCACCAGAGAGTCCAGCTGAGGAGGATCCTGTACTTTCACTCTCTGAAACGGATGGCTTGGCAGGGATGTCTCTGGGAGACGGGATGGCAGACGGGGCCGTAGATATGGCTGTCACCGTCCCAGGCTCTAGAAATGAACGAGGGGAGGTTTTGGCATTGGACAAAGCCCCCGGATCTCCTGTAGGTAGCTCCTCTGTATTAGCCAGACTCTGCTCTGCGTCGGCGGGCGAGGGATTTGTTTGGCTCTGGGTATCAATCGCAGATATTGGGGTTTCCTCGTTTGTGTCTGACACAGACTTACCCGTATCCCGTCCTCCTtccggagctgcaggggcagtaaCTGTCTTGCTCTCTGAAGCCAGATGTTCGGCACCAGTAATGCTGGGAAATGCACTTGGGGAGAGCCCCTCTCCCTCAGTCTCTGCAGGTCCTAGTGAcccagcctcttcccacccagctaCAAAGGCAGGTGGGGATGTTTCCCCTGCCAGTGCAAATGTCTCACTCTCTGAAGGTGGTTCTGGGGATTTTGGAGCGCTAGACCCATCATGCCCTGGACTTTCGGTCTCTGAAACAGGGGCCTCAGTGGGAGAGGCAGCGGGAGACAGGAACGCTGCAGGAGTTGACTCCACCTCTCCCACTGATGGAGAGGGAGGTGTTCCATTAGACACAACAGTGCCAGTGGATGCCAAGTCCTCTGGCTCCCCGCCAGTGCCGGGTGTGGCTCTCCTGTcctcaggagctgcagagagaggagaggaggtggTGACACTGGAGAACGCGCCAGGAATGGATCCCGTTACCTCCAACTCGGAATGTGAGAAGCGGGTCGGGTGAGGGTCTGTTGGGCTGGAGTAGAACAAGGCCAATGTGGCGACCGCTTCTCCTGCCGGAGTCATGGCAACTCTCCTGTTTTCCGGAGAAGCGTGCAAAGAGTTGGTCACGCTCGCTGAAGTTTCTGCTTCTTCTGTAGGGATCTCCCCTGCTTCACTGCCGCTGGCTACTGGCTCTAGGGGG
It includes:
- the MUC4 gene encoding mucin-4 → MGPWSPVSWACLGCWLWTLQACAALEPTSAIPEDEFTPGAGSPTQEGSLLRARVLAAIETAVTSAARSPPSLSDTAANPDVTTLPGESTISSSHASEASASFPTEVATASLVSAVNGDNVNSVPETASSPLEPVASGSEAGEIPTEEAETSASVTNSLHASPENRRVAMTPAGEAVATLALFYSSPTDPHPTRFSHSELEVTGSIPGAFSSVTTSSPLSAAPEDRRATPGTGGEPEDLASTGTVVSNGTPPSPSVGEVESTPAAFLSPAASPTEAPVSETESPGHDGSSAPKSPEPPSESETFALAGETSPPAFVAGWEEAGSLGPAETEGEGLSPSAFPSITGAEHLASESKTVTAPAAPEGGRDTGKSVSDTNEETPISAIDTQSQTNPSPADAEQSLANTEELPTGDPGALSNAKTSPRSFLEPGTVTAISTAPSAIPSPRDIPAKPSVSESESTGSSSAGLSGAPSSPQPLPDAAVGTAPVATGVGEELANSANASLRGTPLAPSVLESASLAATAKGPAGANVSGGFASGVAASSNVELAATTSHAGTRSETDPSPWSVELSPAPMDNLPTGEPGALAVDSPQPSSARETALAPAPAENRGDMASLVPVAHGETPISNPNLQSATNPSPSVPEQSPGEAELPAGETAALASTEASPRAPLGDRTVTGRLAPSGGTSPPAFASPSGAPAEPETMGDATNRLSGALGAPHPAPPRETSAGSEGTSASIFVVPGDPASVPTVSDSPGGPSTVGSAPPSSAGERVTVPPVAIEGRGDVAGSASAANEETTTSNPDAQHAEASRAGGAELPPGERDAWVNAETSPYSSLGDGRVTPGAGGGPEDLASTGTVVSNGTPPSPSVGEVESTPAAFLSPAASPTEAPVSETESPGHDGSSAPKSPEPPSESETFALAGETFPPAFVAGWEEAGSLGPAETEGEGLSPSAFPSITGAEHLASESKTVTAPAAPEGGGDTGKSVSDTNEETPISVIDTQSQTNPSPADAEQSLANTEELPTGDPGALSNAKTSPRSFLEPGTVTAISTAPSAIPSPRDIPAKPSVSESESIGSSSAGLSGAPSSPQQLPDAAVGTAPVATGVGEELANSANASVRGAPLAPSVLESASPAATAKGPAGANVFGGFASGVAASSNVELAATTSRAGTWSETDPSPWSVELSPAPMDNLPTGEPGALAVDSPQPSSARETALAPAPAENRGDMASLVPVAHGETPISNPNLQSATNSSSSVPEQSPGEAELPAGETAALASTEASPRAPFGDRTVTGRLAPSGGTSPPAFASPSGAPVEPETMGDATNGLSGALGAPHPAPPRETSAGSEGTSASIFVVPGDPASVPTVSDSPGGPSTVGSAPPSSAGERVTVPPVAIEGRGNVAGSASAANEETTTSNPDAQHAEASQAGGAELPPGERDAWVNAETSSYSSLGDGRVTGIHTPSGETTPAAFASPGETAAGPSASETAWPGPSFPSAPVPSPSFPERPTVIGPAGVAKEAAISASDSGVPAAFPALQAVTGQSLTTLRLATSCTPAATGSHSPSLHSEKGKTPPEPGANLGLSGVSHVPAATTPAPSRGRAATPFPLLGTTALRSDTRAGFVQERTASVSAGTREAATSGTGQSATVAAVPLYPYGAKESDKQYVERRVDFNSHVFKPEIGFPFGKTLRDSLYFTDNGQIIFPASDSDVFPSPNPPPRGFTGREKVPVVAVFWANADFSKGVGSTFYQEFVTLGSAEHPFVQDVETKIRRYLKTSYSAKWTLKITWEKAPAYPAWQPITRTNTYQAVLTTDGIKSYVLILYQDGGMQWDYTKLGLTSVLMGYSSGDGFYRNDDLTRRPPAAKYRPDQFRGYNTDLRGLWIYSLASHVRVNYRLRCLAWLSTQQDPASWNRDLPSCPCSLRHGALDRHYRWSRRGLADARVTMLYPASPNQYGAGIRCLYNKQNKLIDGRQERTWKASRQASPDRDAELKLHDWCCRQARSPQLCAKYSQKRPKISCAEHRLPNQTTSSEESASHSEEARD